A genomic window from Kiloniellales bacterium includes:
- a CDS encoding universal stress protein, producing MSEVVDLLDHTRLAPEDERIRANAQNPVLVAVDLGEDSRAAVVWASELAEMTRAPVHILHVIHDPPDSPGRYATNKSDPLEPMADAAERMLSEFVAELRVDEPSLKGLAAADTRLATGLPAQTIVNEAQEIGASMIVVGCRGKGGLARLVYGSNAQRVTQLSPIPVTVVKSAAR from the coding sequence ATGTCTGAGGTCGTGGATCTTCTAGACCATACGCGCCTTGCTCCCGAGGACGAGCGGATCCGGGCGAACGCACAAAATCCGGTTCTTGTGGCTGTCGATCTCGGCGAGGATTCGCGAGCGGCGGTTGTCTGGGCGAGCGAGTTGGCGGAAATGACCCGCGCGCCCGTGCATATCCTTCACGTGATCCACGATCCGCCCGATAGCCCGGGCCGCTATGCGACAAACAAGTCCGATCCTCTCGAGCCGATGGCCGATGCCGCGGAACGGATGCTGTCGGAGTTTGTGGCCGAGCTGCGTGTTGACGAACCGTCTTTGAAGGGCCTGGCGGCCGCGGACACCAGGCTGGCCACAGGCTTGCCGGCCCAGACGATCGTCAATGAAGCCCAAGAGATCGGCGCGAGCATGATCGTGGTTGGCTGCCGTGGAAAGGGTGGCCTTGCCCGCCTCGTTTACGGCTCCAATGCGCAGAGGGTGACACAGCTCTCGCCGATCCCGGTTACCGTGGTCAAGAGCGCGGCACGCTGA
- the pap gene encoding polyphosphate:AMP phosphotransferase gives MFETAELERTVSKLEYNKEVPTLRTELLEIQQQVREANFPVIVLFGGVDAAGKNETINLLNEWMDPRWIVTCAYGPPSEEEKERPEFWRYWRDLPNKGQVGLFLSAWYSQPILQRVYGEIDPAQFDEQLKRIETFEKELADDGALILKFWMHLSRAGQKKRFKALEKDSLTAWRVTETDWQNLERYDEFIAVAEHAIARTSTGEAPWQIVEGHDYRYCGLTVGAALRDAMRKHITETSLKQKLAFEVRQGEEEMAAAHGETEVAAAGEDSAPEPSAQVTILSRLDMDHSLAKKDYRTQLAKLQARLHELSRKAVQNDVTTTALFEGWDAGGKGGAIRRMTAAFDARSYRVIPIAAPTDEERQHHYLWRFWRHIPRAGRVTIFDRSWYGRVLVERVEGFATSAEWRRSYAEINDFEQQLADHGIVLCKFWLHITPEEQLRRFKERETIAYKRWKLTDEDWRNRERWGKYEEAVDDMIERTSTAYAPWTLVEGNDKRFARIKVLHTLCDRLEEHLEKH, from the coding sequence ATGTTCGAAACGGCGGAACTTGAACGCACGGTCTCCAAGTTGGAGTACAACAAGGAGGTCCCGACCCTCCGCACCGAATTGCTCGAGATCCAACAGCAGGTTCGCGAAGCGAATTTCCCTGTCATTGTCTTGTTTGGCGGGGTGGACGCGGCTGGCAAGAACGAGACGATCAACCTGCTGAACGAGTGGATGGATCCACGGTGGATCGTGACCTGTGCCTATGGTCCGCCTTCGGAGGAGGAAAAAGAACGGCCCGAGTTCTGGCGCTATTGGCGGGACCTGCCGAACAAGGGGCAGGTCGGGCTGTTCCTGAGCGCCTGGTACTCGCAACCGATTCTGCAGCGGGTCTACGGCGAGATCGATCCGGCGCAATTCGACGAGCAGCTCAAGCGGATCGAGACCTTTGAAAAAGAGCTCGCGGACGACGGCGCCCTGATCCTCAAGTTCTGGATGCACCTCAGCCGGGCCGGCCAGAAGAAGCGGTTCAAGGCCCTGGAAAAGGACAGTCTGACCGCCTGGCGCGTAACCGAGACGGACTGGCAGAACCTCGAGCGGTACGACGAGTTTATCGCCGTCGCCGAGCACGCCATCGCGCGGACCAGCACCGGAGAGGCGCCTTGGCAAATCGTGGAGGGCCATGATTACCGCTATTGCGGCCTCACGGTCGGTGCCGCGCTTCGCGACGCCATGCGCAAGCACATCACCGAGACCTCGCTCAAGCAAAAGCTCGCCTTCGAAGTCCGCCAAGGTGAGGAAGAGATGGCCGCCGCTCACGGGGAGACAGAGGTCGCCGCGGCCGGAGAGGATTCAGCGCCCGAGCCCTCGGCCCAGGTGACCATCCTCAGTCGTCTCGATATGGATCATTCCCTCGCCAAAAAGGATTACCGCACCCAGCTGGCGAAGTTGCAGGCCAGGCTTCATGAGCTGAGCCGCAAGGCGGTTCAAAACGACGTCACGACGACCGCCCTGTTCGAAGGCTGGGACGCCGGCGGCAAGGGAGGGGCCATTCGGCGCATGACCGCGGCGTTCGATGCGCGGAGCTATCGGGTCATCCCGATCGCGGCACCCACGGATGAAGAGCGGCAGCACCACTACCTTTGGCGCTTCTGGCGGCACATTCCCAGAGCCGGACGAGTTACGATCTTTGACCGCAGTTGGTATGGCCGGGTTCTCGTCGAACGGGTCGAAGGCTTTGCAACCAGTGCGGAGTGGCGGCGCAGCTACGCCGAGATCAATGACTTCGAGCAGCAGCTGGCGGATCACGGGATCGTCCTCTGCAAGTTCTGGCTGCACATTACGCCAGAGGAACAATTGAGGCGGTTCAAGGAGCGGGAAACGATCGCCTACAAGCGTTGGAAGCTGACCGATGAGGACTGGCGCAACCGCGAGAGGTGGGGCAAGTACGAGGAAGCCGTCGACGACATGATCGAACGAACCAGCACCGCCTACGCCCCCTGGACCCTGGTAGAGGGGAATGACAAACGCTTCGCCCGGATCAAGGTCTTGCACACGCTCTGTGACCGGCTCGAAGAACATCTCGAAAAACACTAG